One Natrinema halophilum genomic window carries:
- a CDS encoding flippase, producing MNREDHIVHGFKATLVARAIYMISSALLMFVLARYLLDPDGYGALYWAIGVLTILQLFADLGLSRSVARYLSEYRETDPGQVPYLLKTTITAKLVLITFVAYVLLLFHEWIANALGEPGAAPFLAAGVLYLVVFSFSTFSQVAFQGFNHLGYSALVQAISGAGRLLFSVAFVLAGLGALGAFFGYIVGYAIAAVVGIGILYYGFYRRYDAADEYEDGLSRRLLEYSVPLTATQSANVIDKQIDIVLVGLFLNPAAVAFYTLAKQITDFVLAPAASLGFTISPNFGEQKAADQLAEARRIYETSLTNVLLLYIPAAVGLAIVAGPFLTMVFGNDYAAAVPVLQVLAGFVVLQAITNLTSDSLDYLGRARARAVAKGATALANLGLNILLIPTIGVVGAAIATVATHSVYVAVNLYVVHTELSLNVTRLARTTGLICGITGVMAVTVLLVTPMVSNLLMLFGAITVGAVTWGVLAVMSGLVDPRQIRTVIG from the coding sequence ATGAACAGGGAGGATCACATCGTTCACGGCTTCAAGGCAACGCTCGTAGCGCGCGCGATCTATATGATTTCGAGCGCGCTTCTCATGTTCGTACTGGCGCGATACCTGCTCGATCCGGACGGGTACGGCGCGCTATACTGGGCGATCGGGGTGTTGACTATACTCCAGCTATTTGCAGATCTCGGCCTGTCCCGATCTGTCGCCCGATATCTCTCCGAGTACCGAGAGACGGATCCGGGACAGGTACCGTACCTTCTCAAGACGACGATTACCGCCAAGCTCGTCTTGATCACGTTCGTCGCGTACGTCCTGTTGCTCTTTCACGAGTGGATCGCGAACGCGCTCGGCGAGCCCGGAGCGGCCCCCTTTCTCGCGGCAGGCGTGCTCTATCTCGTGGTCTTCTCCTTTAGCACGTTCTCGCAGGTGGCGTTCCAGGGATTCAATCACCTCGGCTACAGCGCCCTCGTCCAGGCGATCAGCGGCGCGGGTCGGCTGCTCTTTTCGGTCGCGTTCGTCCTCGCCGGCCTCGGCGCACTCGGCGCGTTCTTCGGATACATCGTCGGCTACGCTATCGCCGCCGTCGTCGGGATTGGAATCCTCTACTACGGGTTCTACAGGCGATACGATGCGGCTGACGAATACGAGGACGGTCTCTCGCGCCGACTGCTCGAGTACAGCGTGCCGCTGACGGCAACCCAGAGCGCGAACGTCATCGACAAACAGATCGACATCGTGTTGGTGGGTCTATTCCTCAACCCCGCTGCAGTCGCGTTCTACACGCTAGCAAAGCAGATCACGGACTTCGTACTCGCACCCGCGGCGTCGCTCGGGTTTACGATTTCGCCGAACTTCGGCGAACAGAAGGCTGCCGATCAGCTCGCAGAAGCCAGACGAATCTACGAGACCTCGCTAACGAACGTCCTGTTGCTATACATTCCGGCTGCAGTCGGCCTCGCGATCGTCGCAGGCCCGTTCCTGACGATGGTCTTCGGAAACGACTATGCGGCTGCGGTGCCCGTCTTACAGGTCCTCGCCGGCTTCGTCGTCCTGCAGGCGATTACGAACCTCACGAGCGATAGCCTGGATTACCTCGGGCGTGCTCGAGCGCGCGCCGTGGCGAAAGGCGCGACGGCACTGGCCAATCTCGGACTGAACATTCTGTTGATTCCGACGATCGGTGTCGTCGGGGCTGCGATCGCGACGGTGGCGACTCATTCCGTGTACGTGGCAGTGAATCTCTACGTCGTCCACACCGAGCTCTCCCTGAACGTCACGCGCCTCGCTCGAACGACCGGCCTGATCTGTGGAATTACGGGCGTGATGGCCGTCACCGTGTTGCTCGTAACGCCTATGGTTTCGAACCTGCTCATGTTGTTCGGGGCGATCACCGTCGGTGCGGTCACCTGGGGCGTGCTGGCGGTGATGAGCGGCCTGGTCGATCCGCGACAGATTCGGACGGTCATCGGCTGA
- a CDS encoding GNAT family N-acetyltransferase, whose amino-acid sequence MEIREATDDDAEAIRSTAHESLNSTYTAFLDEETIDDAVQQWYGESFTDDITDDRVLFLVVERDGEVIGFSQSELVGQQASTGHLLWLHIHPDHRDGGTGVRLLVRTREALLEEGASEIQCFVLADNEGGNQFYRDHGFEQAGQRDVDIGDETFTENVYVESDHEADGSWGAIDEVTVDDETIYVSYGEAARGSKSPFYTAYRTKDQRERYAWFCGNCDSIDNAMDAMGRIECNNCGNRRKATRWDASYL is encoded by the coding sequence ATGGAAATTCGCGAGGCAACCGACGACGACGCCGAGGCGATTCGATCGACCGCACACGAGTCGCTCAACTCCACGTACACCGCATTTCTCGACGAAGAGACCATCGACGACGCGGTCCAACAATGGTACGGCGAGTCGTTTACCGACGACATAACCGACGACCGCGTCCTCTTTCTCGTCGTCGAACGAGACGGAGAAGTCATCGGATTTTCCCAGAGCGAACTCGTCGGTCAGCAAGCAAGCACTGGACATCTCCTCTGGCTACATATTCATCCCGACCACCGTGACGGCGGGACCGGCGTCCGACTGCTCGTTCGGACACGCGAAGCGTTACTCGAGGAAGGTGCATCGGAAATCCAGTGTTTCGTTCTCGCGGACAACGAGGGCGGGAATCAGTTCTACCGGGACCACGGCTTCGAGCAAGCCGGCCAGCGCGACGTCGATATCGGCGACGAGACGTTTACCGAGAACGTCTACGTCGAAAGCGATCACGAGGCCGACGGCAGCTGGGGGGCGATCGACGAGGTGACGGTAGATGACGAAACGATTTACGTGAGCTACGGCGAGGCCGCTCGCGGATCGAAGTCACCGTTTTACACGGCCTACAGGACGAAAGACCAGCGCGAACGCTACGCCTGGTTCTGTGGAAACTGCGATTCGATCGATAATGCGATGGACGCGATGGGACGGATCGAGTGTAACAACTGCGGGAATCGCCGGAAAGCGACCCGCTGGGACGCCTCGTACCTCTAG
- a CDS encoding succinylglutamate desuccinylase/aspartoacylase family protein translates to MSGDTTPTEPPDQRRGTDQMNDAFTYNGGRVDPGESANIRYGISETYLGDPVRIPVTVINGERPGPTVFLSAAAHGDELNGIEVVREVAHDWDHSVLHGTLVCLPVMNVPGFLAQERYLPIYDRDLNRSFPGREGSTSARRMANQIYTNFIEPCDLGVDFHTSTRGRTNMLHVRANMERDDVARLARAFSSNVIISGEGPAGTLRHEATENEIPTITVEMGEAHRFQRRLIDRALTGVASVLAEFGLHRDSSVHWPGWRTVIDTDDEKTWLRADAGGIVDMKRGRGALVEAGEVICTITNPFKEEEDIVTVEAPFTGLIVGVLENPVVYPGNPLCHLVGLSSDTLTALERERTTETSRSDLRRKANGPDRE, encoded by the coding sequence ATGAGCGGCGACACTACACCGACTGAACCTCCCGATCAGCGACGCGGCACAGATCAAATGAACGACGCGTTCACGTACAACGGCGGTAGAGTTGACCCCGGCGAATCGGCGAACATTCGCTACGGTATTAGCGAGACGTATCTCGGCGACCCGGTCAGGATCCCCGTTACAGTGATCAACGGAGAACGGCCCGGTCCGACGGTCTTCCTCTCGGCTGCGGCCCACGGCGACGAACTTAACGGGATCGAGGTCGTTCGTGAGGTCGCTCACGATTGGGATCATTCCGTACTCCACGGGACGTTAGTCTGTCTGCCCGTGATGAACGTCCCTGGTTTCCTCGCACAGGAACGGTACTTGCCGATCTACGACCGGGACCTGAACCGGTCGTTCCCCGGACGGGAGGGATCGACGAGTGCGAGGCGGATGGCCAATCAGATCTACACGAACTTCATCGAGCCGTGCGATCTGGGCGTCGATTTCCATACGTCTACGCGCGGGCGAACGAACATGCTACACGTCCGTGCGAATATGGAGCGCGACGACGTCGCCAGACTCGCCAGGGCGTTCAGTTCTAACGTCATCATCTCTGGGGAGGGACCGGCGGGGACGCTTCGTCACGAGGCAACCGAAAACGAAATCCCGACGATTACGGTCGAGATGGGCGAGGCACACCGATTCCAGCGGCGGCTGATCGACCGCGCGCTCACCGGCGTCGCAAGCGTCCTCGCCGAGTTCGGCCTCCATCGAGACTCGTCGGTCCACTGGCCCGGTTGGCGGACCGTCATCGATACCGACGACGAGAAAACCTGGCTTCGTGCGGACGCGGGCGGCATCGTCGACATGAAACGCGGCCGCGGTGCGCTCGTCGAAGCGGGTGAAGTCATCTGCACCATTACGAATCCGTTCAAAGAGGAAGAGGACATCGTCACCGTCGAAGCCCCCTTTACCGGACTCATCGTCGGCGTCCTCGAGAACCCCGTCGTCTATCCGGGCAACCCGCTCTGTCACCTCGTCGGCCTCTCGTCGGACACGCTCACCGCTCTCGAGCGCGAGCGAACGACGGAGACGTCGCGGTCCGACCTCCGACGGAAGGCGAACGGACCAGACCGAGAGTGA
- the sdhC gene encoding succinate dehydrogenase, cytochrome b556 subunit, whose protein sequence is MSQSYNRGLIEDFGRWKEFSAGMWAWIFHKFTGWMLIGYLFTHIAVLSTSIGGAQGETTMVDGEAVNIYTATLQGLEGLFLVRLLEVGLLAVAVFHILNGLRLLMIDLGVGLDAQDKSFYASLVLTGAITVASVPTFLTGVSV, encoded by the coding sequence ATGAGTCAGTCTTACAATCGCGGTCTCATCGAGGACTTCGGCCGGTGGAAGGAGTTCTCGGCCGGCATGTGGGCGTGGATCTTCCACAAGTTCACCGGGTGGATGCTGATCGGCTACCTGTTTACCCATATTGCCGTGTTGAGTACGTCCATTGGCGGCGCACAGGGCGAGACGACGATGGTCGACGGCGAAGCGGTCAACATATACACGGCGACGCTACAGGGACTCGAGGGTCTCTTTCTCGTTCGTCTCCTCGAGGTCGGCCTGCTCGCAGTGGCCGTCTTTCACATCCTGAACGGTCTCCGACTGCTGATGATCGATCTCGGCGTCGGACTCGACGCACAGGACAAGAGTTTCTACGCTTCGCTGGTGCTTACGGGTGCGATCACCGTCGCGAGCGTGCCGACGTTCCTTACCGGGGTGAGCGTCTGA
- a CDS encoding succinate dehydrogenase translates to MAERYSSFTPGGTGWFLQRITAAFLVVVLAFHFFLLHFVNHAYEVTFMGTQARMENVGYFLTMVLFLITATFHGVNGVYNALVNQGLEGTQKKAVLGVLVVAALALVGQGTYVALTMAGMI, encoded by the coding sequence ATGGCGGAACGGTACTCTTCGTTCACACCCGGCGGCACCGGCTGGTTCCTCCAGCGGATCACGGCGGCGTTTCTGGTCGTCGTTCTGGCCTTTCACTTTTTCCTGTTGCACTTCGTCAACCACGCGTACGAGGTAACATTCATGGGTACGCAAGCCCGAATGGAGAACGTCGGTTATTTCCTCACGATGGTGCTGTTCCTGATCACCGCGACGTTCCACGGCGTCAACGGCGTCTACAACGCGCTGGTCAATCAGGGACTCGAAGGGACCCAGAAGAAAGCCGTACTGGGAGTGCTGGTCGTCGCCGCCCTCGCACTAGTCGGGCAGGGAACCTACGTCGCTCTCACGATGGCAGGGATGATCTAA
- a CDS encoding succinate dehydrogenase/fumarate reductase iron-sulfur subunit — translation MSTQQAEPESQEAPKDPEMQGAESPAAEKQKGGGMVDQTSTDASELEGETVHIKVFRYDPEVEAKQEPRFDDFHVPFEKGMTVLDAVMYARDEYDSSLTFRHSCRQAVCGSDAFFVNGKQRLGCKTQIADLEQPVRIEPLPHQEVVKDLVVDMDHFYDQMHTVEPYFQQEDLPDGELEEQRQSRENREKVKMSTRCIWCGACMSSCNIAAGDNEYLGPAAINKAYRFAMDEREDEEIKEHRLRILEQEHGVWRCQTQFSCTEVCPKDIPLTEHIQELKREAVKKNLKFW, via the coding sequence ATGAGTACGCAACAAGCCGAACCCGAAAGTCAGGAAGCACCGAAAGATCCGGAGATGCAAGGCGCGGAATCGCCGGCCGCCGAGAAGCAAAAAGGTGGCGGCATGGTCGACCAGACGTCGACCGACGCGTCGGAACTCGAGGGGGAAACGGTTCACATCAAGGTATTTCGATACGATCCCGAAGTCGAAGCGAAGCAAGAACCTCGTTTCGACGACTTCCACGTCCCCTTCGAGAAAGGGATGACGGTCCTCGACGCGGTCATGTACGCCCGCGACGAGTACGATTCGTCGCTGACGTTCCGTCACTCCTGTCGGCAGGCCGTCTGTGGCTCCGACGCCTTCTTCGTCAACGGGAAGCAACGACTGGGCTGTAAGACCCAGATAGCGGACCTCGAGCAACCGGTTCGAATCGAACCGCTCCCCCATCAGGAAGTAGTCAAGGACCTTGTCGTCGACATGGATCACTTCTACGACCAGATGCACACGGTCGAACCGTACTTCCAGCAGGAGGACCTTCCCGATGGCGAACTCGAGGAACAACGCCAGTCTCGGGAGAACCGAGAGAAGGTGAAGATGTCGACGCGCTGTATCTGGTGTGGCGCGTGTATGTCCTCGTGTAATATCGCGGCCGGCGACAACGAGTATCTGGGCCCAGCGGCGATCAACAAGGCCTACCGGTTCGCGATGGACGAACGCGAAGACGAGGAGATCAAAGAGCACCGACTCCGCATTCTCGAGCAGGAACACGGCGTCTGGCGGTGCCAGACCCAGTTCTCCTGTACCGAGGTGTGTCCGAAAGATATCCCGCTGACCGAGCACATTCAGGAGCTCAAGCGGGAGGCAGTCAAGAAAAACCTGAAGTTCTGGTAA
- a CDS encoding FAD-binding protein: MYEHDVIVVGAGGAGLRAAIAAHEAGADVAMVSKLHPVRSHTGAAEGGINAALREGDDWELHAYDTMKGSDYLADAPAVETLTQNSPEETINLEHWGMPFSREDDGRVSQRPFGGLSFPRTTYAGAETGHHLLHVMYEQVVKRGIQVYDEWYVMDLVTTDEPDPNDRECHGVVGYDVQSGKIEGFKAHDGVILATGGPGQAFDHTTNAVSCTGDGHAMAYRAGAPLEDMEFIQFHPTSLPSTGVLISEGVRGEGGILYNNEGERFMFEHGYANNDGELASRDVVARAELTEVNEGRGVNDEYVHLDMRHLGEERIMDRLENILHLAEDFEGVDGLIEPMPVKPGQHYAMGGIEVDEHGQTCVDGLYAAGECACVSVHGGNRLGGNALPELIVFGKRAGRHAAGDDLGEPEIKTGYGDDVEDETDTELPVAPGKAGLDTTGSVAADGGVTAEADGILERSVEAAREHVDSLIEKEDGVQHAEIRAKLQRAMTDYVNVFRTGDGIRKALKIIRECRQEYQNVYVDDPSRTFNTDLQQTIETRNLIDVAETIALGALVRNEFRGAHWRQENQTRDDENWLKHTLISWDDGEPSIFYRPVILDGENKTYEPKERSY, encoded by the coding sequence ATGTACGAACACGACGTTATCGTAGTCGGTGCCGGCGGCGCCGGCCTCCGGGCTGCGATCGCCGCACACGAAGCAGGAGCGGACGTGGCAATGGTCTCGAAACTCCACCCGGTACGCAGTCACACTGGCGCAGCGGAGGGCGGTATCAACGCCGCGCTTCGAGAGGGTGACGACTGGGAACTCCACGCCTACGACACGATGAAAGGGTCTGACTACCTCGCCGACGCGCCGGCCGTCGAGACCCTCACCCAAAACTCGCCCGAAGAGACCATCAACCTCGAACACTGGGGTATGCCGTTCTCCCGCGAGGACGACGGCCGGGTTTCCCAGCGGCCGTTCGGCGGGCTCTCGTTCCCGCGGACCACCTACGCCGGTGCCGAAACGGGCCATCACCTGCTCCACGTCATGTACGAGCAAGTCGTCAAACGCGGCATCCAGGTGTACGACGAGTGGTACGTCATGGACCTCGTGACGACCGACGAGCCCGATCCGAACGACCGCGAGTGCCACGGTGTCGTCGGGTACGACGTTCAATCCGGTAAAATTGAGGGATTCAAGGCCCACGACGGGGTCATCCTCGCGACCGGCGGTCCCGGTCAGGCTTTCGATCACACCACCAACGCCGTCTCCTGTACCGGCGATGGCCACGCGATGGCGTATCGGGCGGGCGCTCCCCTCGAGGACATGGAATTCATTCAGTTCCACCCGACCTCGCTTCCATCGACTGGCGTTCTCATCTCCGAGGGTGTCCGCGGGGAAGGCGGGATCCTCTACAACAACGAGGGCGAGCGGTTCATGTTCGAGCACGGCTACGCGAACAACGACGGCGAACTCGCCTCTCGAGACGTCGTTGCCCGCGCCGAACTCACCGAAGTCAACGAGGGCCGCGGCGTCAACGACGAGTACGTCCATCTCGACATGCGCCACCTCGGCGAGGAACGCATCATGGACCGCCTCGAAAACATTCTCCACCTCGCGGAGGACTTCGAAGGCGTCGACGGCCTCATCGAACCGATGCCGGTCAAACCCGGCCAACACTACGCGATGGGCGGAATCGAAGTCGACGAGCACGGCCAGACCTGCGTCGACGGACTTTACGCCGCAGGCGAGTGCGCGTGCGTCTCCGTTCACGGCGGGAACCGCCTGGGCGGGAACGCGCTGCCGGAACTGATCGTTTTCGGCAAACGCGCCGGCCGTCACGCGGCCGGCGACGATCTCGGCGAACCTGAAATCAAAACCGGGTACGGCGACGACGTCGAGGACGAAACCGACACCGAACTGCCGGTCGCTCCCGGCAAAGCGGGACTCGACACGACCGGGAGCGTCGCCGCGGACGGAGGGGTCACGGCTGAAGCCGACGGCATCCTCGAGCGGTCCGTCGAAGCGGCTCGCGAGCACGTTGATTCCCTCATAGAAAAGGAAGACGGCGTCCAGCACGCCGAGATTCGCGCGAAACTCCAGCGGGCGATGACCGACTACGTGAACGTCTTCCGAACCGGCGACGGCATCAGGAAGGCGCTGAAGATCATCCGTGAGTGTCGCCAGGAGTATCAGAACGTCTACGTCGACGATCCGTCGCGAACGTTCAACACTGATCTCCAGCAGACCATCGAGACGCGAAACCTGATCGACGTCGCCGAGACGATCGCGCTCGGTGCACTCGTACGCAACGAGTTCCGCGGTGCCCACTGGCGTCAGGAAAACCAGACTCGCGACGACGAGAACTGGCTCAAGCACACGCTCATCTCGTGGGACGACGGCGAACCCTCGATTTTCTACCGTCCGGTCATCCTCGACGGCGAGAACAAGACCTACGAGCCGAAAGAACGCAGCTACTGA
- a CDS encoding XapX domain-containing protein yields MSTHITILALVTGLVTGALFRFLAIPIPAPPELPGVIGIVGIYVGYRLIEYLGIGVDLLEILGA; encoded by the coding sequence ATGTCTACACACATCACTATTCTCGCACTCGTGACCGGATTGGTCACCGGTGCGCTGTTCCGGTTTCTCGCTATTCCGATCCCGGCACCGCCGGAACTTCCCGGAGTTATCGGCATCGTCGGTATCTACGTCGGCTACAGATTGATCGAGTATCTCGGTATCGGCGTGGATCTGCTCGAGATACTCGGCGCCTGA
- a CDS encoding MarR family transcriptional regulator, with amino-acid sequence MTSTATTGLDVSLPTDLDSARGKLVYLYLAANDGASADDLCTDLAVTKGTALSIIGTLRERGYLVQTDDRYELV; translated from the coding sequence ATGACCTCGACAGCGACGACGGGTCTCGACGTATCGCTCCCAACCGATCTCGATTCGGCGCGAGGGAAACTCGTGTACCTGTATCTCGCTGCCAACGACGGTGCGTCCGCCGACGATCTCTGTACCGATCTCGCCGTCACGAAAGGGACTGCGCTTTCTATTATCGGCACGCTTCGAGAGCGAGGGTATCTCGTACAGACCGATGACCGATACGAACTCGTCTGA